In Brachypodium distachyon strain Bd21 chromosome 5, Brachypodium_distachyon_v3.0, whole genome shotgun sequence, the genomic window ACGACGCCATCGGCAGCCTCAAGCCGCGCCAGCACGCGTCCATCGGCGAGCAGCTCAGGCGTGAAGAGGCTCCTCCACCCGTCGCACCACGCGCGGGCCTCCCCAAGAGACGGCTTCCTGGCCCTCAGCCAATGCCGCAGCGCGCGCTCCCAACTTGAATTCGAGTCCGACTCGATCTGGTGGTGTCACGAGACCGACTCGGTAACCAATACGCCGGGCATCGACAATCCCCAATTCAGCTTCGTTAATCGAAAAAAATCCAGATTCCAATTCAGTAAACACACAGAAATTACAACCACAAATGAGGAAAATCATTGTtttgataaataaataaatcactATACTTGCATAGGAAGTAAGACAGGTTATACGTGCAATTCATATTCAACAAAAGTTTGAGCGTCAAACATCTAACGCCCCACTAGTGTAGTGATACTCATGGCATTCAAAGAACTTTCCATGTTTCCCCTTGCATGTGCATTTTCATGATTCCTTGGTGAAAAATATGCAGAGCAGAACAGGGGAAAACTTGATGTTGCGAAATGCATATCATCTGCAAGATAGGAGCAACACCAAGCAAAATATGCTTCAGCATGTATCCGTGAGCTTCTACTAAAGAATTGATCAATGTCGATTTCTTACCAGGCGACAACGGGAGTGGAATTGTGTCGTCCTCTGCATCGGCTATCGCCGTCGCTTCGGTCGCGTTGCCGGTGCCAGCCCAATCCATGCTCGTGTTGCCGAATCTCGGTGCTCCCATGgatgacgatgacgatgatggACTGCCGCCTGAATTGATAGAAACAAAAGTGGAGTTAACTTAACATTGCCGTGGCGTTCCGAATGCAGCTGTGCGTGTGTAGAAATGGGATTTGGATGACAAGAGTTGTGTTGCAGCTGTTGGTTGAGGCTGGTTTCCTCCGTGGCTCACCCAGGCTGAAGAAGGGCCCGAACTGCCTTCCCAGTTGAAACTCTGCATGTCTGGAAACAACATTCAGAACAAGAGACCGTCATGTTAAAATCACTAGTAATCGTACGCACGTATAATCAGAAAAAGGCTCATGGTTGCAATGTGAAGATGCACATTGGTCAGAACAGCACACTAGCTAGTTTTAGAGATCAGGATACTGGACGAGTCTCTTGCCATTGGATGCGGGAAGAAGGCCGGGGCAGCTCCACCCGATGGAACTCTGAAGAAGGGCACCGGGTGGACACTCCTGCGGCTGCCCGTGGAGAACCATCATCGGACCTGGAACCGCGACGCTCGCGGCCGCCGTGCTCTGCGCCACGCCGAGGCTGCGAATCGGGTGGTGCGGTGGCagcccggcggcgaggccgagcTTCTGCACCTTGAGGAAGTACTTCTGTGCATGGCTGCGTA contains:
- the LOC100842914 gene encoding protein REVEILLE 4-like, producing MDQTPAGTTGKKARKPYTITRPRERWSPDEFGRDWKKIEEHVRTKTTVQIRSHAQKYFLKVQKLGLAAGLPPHHPIRSLGVAQSTAAASVAVPGPMMVLHGQPQECPPGALLQSSIGWSCPGLLPASNDMQSFNWEGSSGPSSAWAAVHHRHRHPWEHRDSATRAWIGLAPATRPKRRR